Proteins co-encoded in one Streptomyces sp. SLBN-31 genomic window:
- a CDS encoding carotenoid oxygenase family protein: MASHTRRRLLKGAAVAAAGSVVGSGLGPGFFSTVAQASSSGGGSDAVGATPFLEGAFAPVNEELTAFDLEVTGRIPRDLDGRYLRNGPNVLGLEDVRAHHWMLGDGMVHGVRLRGGRAEWYRNRWVRSSQVTAKLGETYPGRVPPDDFACNTHVIPYKGRILALQEGGPLPYELDGELGTVRPYDFRSTLPGAFTAHTKYDAAADELHAITYYPTWDHVRHLMIDRTGRVARTTRIPVADAPMMHDFALTEKYVVIVDVPITFDAAAAEAGAKVPYVWNDEHPMRIGLLPRKGGATRWFEIAPVYYSHTLNAYDQGGTVVVEYTGFPAPFYAAGRGMGGPSATGAPTLDRWTIDLRAGRVRSSRLDDRPQEFPRINESLVSRRHRYAYTASAAEMWRAYETVDGVPPDEKFTNCLIKQDVLRGSGQVHRFPADAAASEPVFVPRLGARDEDDGYVLSYVNAPDRGATDLVILSAKDFGGHPLARVHLPGRVPLGFHGSWIPDA, from the coding sequence ATGGCGAGTCACACACGGCGGCGACTTCTCAAGGGCGCCGCGGTCGCGGCAGCGGGCAGCGTGGTCGGCAGCGGGCTGGGGCCCGGCTTCTTCTCGACCGTGGCGCAGGCGAGTTCTTCGGGCGGCGGTAGCGACGCGGTGGGCGCCACCCCCTTCCTGGAAGGGGCCTTCGCGCCGGTCAACGAGGAGCTGACCGCCTTCGACCTGGAGGTCACCGGCCGCATTCCGCGTGACCTGGACGGCCGGTACCTGCGCAACGGCCCGAATGTGCTGGGCCTGGAGGACGTCCGCGCCCACCACTGGATGCTCGGCGACGGGATGGTGCACGGGGTCCGGCTGCGTGGCGGGCGCGCGGAGTGGTACCGCAACCGCTGGGTGCGGTCCTCGCAGGTGACGGCGAAACTGGGGGAGACGTACCCGGGCCGGGTGCCGCCGGACGACTTCGCGTGTAACACGCACGTGATTCCGTACAAGGGCCGCATCCTGGCGCTGCAGGAGGGCGGGCCGCTGCCGTACGAGCTGGACGGCGAGCTGGGCACCGTACGCCCCTATGACTTCCGCTCCACCCTCCCGGGCGCCTTCACCGCGCACACCAAGTACGACGCGGCGGCCGACGAGCTGCACGCGATCACGTACTACCCCACCTGGGACCATGTGCGGCACCTCATGATCGACCGCACTGGCCGGGTGGCGCGGACCACGCGGATTCCGGTCGCGGACGCGCCGATGATGCACGACTTCGCGCTCACCGAGAAGTACGTGGTGATCGTGGACGTGCCGATCACCTTCGACGCCGCCGCCGCGGAGGCGGGCGCGAAGGTGCCGTATGTGTGGAACGACGAACACCCCATGCGAATCGGGCTGTTGCCGCGCAAGGGCGGCGCCACGCGCTGGTTCGAGATCGCCCCGGTGTACTACTCGCACACGCTCAACGCCTACGACCAGGGGGGCACGGTCGTGGTGGAGTACACCGGATTCCCCGCGCCGTTCTACGCCGCCGGCCGCGGTATGGGCGGACCGTCCGCGACCGGCGCCCCGACGCTCGACCGGTGGACGATCGACCTGCGCGCGGGCCGGGTCCGAAGCAGTCGGCTGGACGACCGTCCGCAGGAATTCCCCCGCATCAACGAGTCACTGGTATCGCGTCGGCACCGCTATGCCTACACGGCCAGCGCGGCCGAGATGTGGCGCGCCTACGAGACCGTCGACGGCGTACCGCCGGACGAGAAGTTCACCAACTGCCTCATCAAACAGGACGTGTTGCGGGGCAGCGGGCAGGTGCACCGATTCCCCGCGGACGCCGCGGCCAGTGAGCCGGTGTTCGTGCCGCGGCTTGGGGCGCGGGACGAGGACGACGGTTACGTCCTGTCGTACGTGAACGCCCCCGACCGCGGTGCGACCGACCTGGTGATCCTCTCCGCCAAGGACTTCGGCGGCCACCCACTGGCCCGCGTTCACCTGCCCGGCCGGGTACCCCTGGGGTTCCACGGCAGTTGGATCCCGGACGCCTAG
- a CDS encoding serine/threonine protein kinase, with translation MPGYTESHELGSGASGRVVSAVHGDTGVPVAVKYLSESLRTRPGFVHDFRAEARLLGGLESLHVTGFYEYVESPHGAAIVMELVDGVSLRTLLKRQGPLEPEAALVILKGSLLGLADAHGIGVVHRDYKPENVLVESDGSSKLVDFGIAVDAGTTAGVAGTPSYMAPEQWTGEPASCATDVYAATATFFECLTGHKPYSGDNLAELALQHVDAPVPVDEVPAPVRELVRRGLAKEPQERPAQAEAFVRELETAACAAYGPDWEEHGRARLAALVALLAMLLPSARAPRTTTDTARTVLSQAPHRGVRSWLPGRPGMLVSGTAVLLGILLTYGIHVAPGAAAQRSAQALATTSAHTESPGDTAPPSPSADASPSPTLSPSTSATTDATDPTASATSPSTSESTPGETTPPATPTSSSPTSPAPVAVKNVAVSALQQTGPSTATATIDVTTDGSGPLTISVSWFTSNLGGPLGSPDGASQAFERSGATHYTLTVQHTFQNAGCYWAVQATTAPAAASGSASQQILTRQCELR, from the coding sequence GTGCCCGGATACACCGAGTCGCACGAACTCGGGTCGGGGGCGAGCGGACGCGTCGTGTCCGCCGTGCACGGGGACACCGGCGTTCCGGTCGCGGTGAAATACCTCAGCGAGTCCCTGCGCACGCGCCCGGGCTTCGTCCACGACTTCCGGGCTGAGGCACGCCTGCTCGGCGGCCTGGAGAGCCTCCACGTGACCGGCTTCTACGAGTACGTGGAAAGCCCGCACGGCGCCGCCATCGTGATGGAACTGGTGGACGGGGTCTCGCTGCGGACCCTCCTGAAACGGCAGGGCCCCCTCGAACCCGAGGCCGCGCTCGTCATCCTCAAGGGCTCGCTCCTCGGCCTGGCCGACGCGCACGGCATCGGCGTCGTCCACCGCGACTACAAGCCCGAGAACGTCCTGGTCGAGTCGGACGGATCGTCCAAGCTCGTCGACTTCGGGATCGCCGTGGACGCCGGGACCACCGCAGGCGTGGCCGGAACCCCGTCGTACATGGCCCCCGAGCAGTGGACCGGCGAACCGGCCTCCTGTGCCACGGACGTGTACGCGGCCACGGCCACCTTCTTCGAGTGCCTGACGGGGCACAAGCCGTACTCCGGCGACAACCTCGCCGAACTCGCCCTGCAGCACGTCGATGCACCCGTCCCCGTCGACGAGGTCCCCGCACCGGTACGCGAGCTGGTCCGCCGCGGTCTGGCCAAGGAACCACAGGAGCGGCCGGCACAGGCCGAGGCCTTCGTCAGGGAACTGGAGACGGCCGCCTGCGCCGCCTACGGCCCCGACTGGGAGGAACACGGCCGCGCCCGGCTCGCCGCCCTGGTGGCACTGCTGGCCATGCTGTTGCCGTCGGCCCGCGCCCCCCGGACCACCACGGACACCGCACGCACGGTCCTGAGCCAGGCACCGCACCGCGGGGTCCGGTCGTGGCTGCCCGGCCGGCCCGGAATGCTCGTGTCCGGCACCGCCGTTCTCCTGGGCATCCTCCTCACCTACGGCATCCATGTCGCCCCGGGAGCCGCCGCGCAGCGGTCCGCCCAGGCCCTGGCCACCACCAGTGCCCACACCGAATCCCCAGGCGACACCGCGCCACCCTCCCCGTCAGCCGACGCGTCACCCTCCCCCACCCTCTCCCCCTCGACCTCCGCGACCACCGACGCCACCGACCCCACGGCCTCCGCCACCTCCCCCTCCACCTCGGAATCGACGCCCGGCGAGACGACCCCGCCGGCGACACCGACGTCTTCCTCACCCACCTCGCCGGCCCCTGTCGCCGTCAAGAACGTCGCGGTGTCGGCCCTCCAGCAGACGGGCCCCTCGACCGCCACGGCGACCATCGACGTCACCACGGACGGGAGCGGGCCACTGACCATCTCCGTCTCCTGGTTCACCAGCAACCTCGGCGGCCCGCTCGGCTCCCCCGACGGCGCTTCGCAGGCCTTCGAGCGAAGCGGAGCCACCCACTACACGCTCACCGTCCAGCACACCTTCCAGAACGCCGGCTGCTACTGGGCGGTTCAGGCCACGACCGCCCCGGCAGCCGCATCCGGCAGCGCCTCCCAGCAGATCCTGACCAGACAGTGCGAATTGCGATGA
- a CDS encoding DinB family protein, whose protein sequence is MLQIDALLREYDRARAYTDDLWKDLTPDEVTWRPHENSSAIGWHLGHQAHVAHFMIRNLTAAEPSPDPELDALMDSANPEKFRGTLPTVKRLTEFRETVAERVHARIGDIAAGRVGAPDQLSIVGAHLLTVLINHEYQHDQWISEVRADSLGHALPPDPDSEHLRRIDGYLVVDVL, encoded by the coding sequence ATGCTCCAGATAGACGCCTTGCTGCGCGAATATGACCGTGCCCGCGCCTACACCGACGACCTGTGGAAGGACCTCACCCCTGACGAGGTGACCTGGCGGCCGCACGAGAACTCCAGCGCCATCGGCTGGCACCTGGGCCACCAGGCCCACGTCGCCCACTTCATGATCCGCAACCTCACCGCGGCCGAACCCAGCCCCGACCCGGAACTGGACGCCCTGATGGACTCGGCGAACCCGGAGAAGTTCCGCGGCACGCTGCCCACCGTCAAGCGGCTCACCGAGTTCCGCGAGACCGTCGCCGAACGCGTCCACGCCCGCATCGGCGACATCGCCGCCGGCCGAGTCGGCGCCCCCGACCAACTCTCCATCGTCGGCGCCCACTTGCTGACCGTACTGATCAACCACGAGTACCAGCACGACCAGTGGATCAGCGAGGTCCGCGCGGACAGCCTCGGCCACGCCCTCCCGCCCGACCCCGACAGCGAGCACCTGCGCCGTATCGACGGCTACCTCGTCGTCGACGTCCTGTAG
- a CDS encoding FAD-dependent oxidoreductase gives MPGNLIDTPAHRFAPGADALARALAADLPADVVRPDAPVTAISRRTAGGLEVRTPSSVLCAEDVVVAVPPALALARIDFGSQMSPGLARLARTTPVWMGTVAKVVARYPAPFWRDAGLAGAAVSRTGPLRELHDMSGPGGRPAALFGFAPAQAVGPDFEQAVTAQLTRLFGPAAAQPETLHIQNWSGEPWTAPPTVHHLTDYFLFGHPLYRQPALEGGLHWAATETATQYAGHIEGALAAAERAVTAALTTKETNPCSR, from the coding sequence CTGCCCGGCAACCTGATCGACACCCCCGCCCACCGCTTCGCACCCGGAGCCGACGCCCTCGCCCGCGCGCTCGCCGCCGATCTCCCCGCCGACGTCGTACGACCGGACGCTCCCGTCACCGCGATCAGCCGCCGCACCGCCGGCGGACTCGAGGTCCGTACGCCGTCCTCGGTGCTGTGCGCCGAGGACGTCGTCGTGGCCGTACCGCCCGCACTGGCCCTCGCCCGCATCGACTTCGGCTCACAGATGTCACCCGGACTGGCCCGCCTCGCCCGGACGACGCCGGTGTGGATGGGGACGGTCGCCAAGGTCGTCGCCCGCTACCCGGCACCCTTCTGGCGGGACGCGGGGCTCGCGGGGGCGGCGGTCAGCAGAACCGGCCCACTGAGGGAACTGCACGACATGTCCGGGCCCGGCGGCCGACCCGCCGCCCTGTTCGGGTTCGCTCCGGCCCAGGCCGTCGGCCCCGACTTCGAGCAGGCGGTGACCGCTCAGCTGACCCGGCTGTTCGGCCCTGCCGCAGCGCAACCCGAGACACTGCACATACAGAATTGGAGCGGCGAGCCATGGACCGCGCCGCCCACCGTCCACCACCTGACCGACTACTTCCTGTTCGGACACCCCCTCTACCGGCAACCCGCACTGGAGGGCGGGCTGCACTGGGCCGCCACCGAGACGGCCACCCAGTACGCCGGGCACATCGAAGGCGCCCTCGCCGCCGCCGAGCGAGCGGTGACCGCCGCCCTGACCACGAAAGAGACGAACCCATGCTCCAGATAG
- a CDS encoding alcohol dehydrogenase catalytic domain-containing protein codes for MRIDVEATGICGADIGTVRNPAPATGFPVTPGHEVAGVIAELGPQVQGWEVGERVAVGWFGGSCGHCPACRTGDVVHCPQRKIPGMSCPGGWSSTMTVPAAALARIPEGLSAAQAAPFGCAGVTTFNALRHSGAGPGDLVAVLGIGGLGHLAVQFAAAMGFETVAIGRGEQKRKLADGLGARHYLDTERESPGAALAGLGGARLILSTASSSKPLADGCPAT; via the coding sequence GTGCGTATCGATGTCGAGGCGACCGGCATCTGCGGCGCCGACATCGGTACCGTCCGCAATCCCGCACCGGCGACCGGTTTTCCGGTCACGCCGGGCCACGAGGTCGCCGGGGTGATCGCCGAGCTGGGCCCTCAGGTGCAGGGATGGGAGGTCGGGGAGCGAGTGGCCGTCGGATGGTTCGGCGGCAGCTGCGGACACTGCCCTGCCTGCCGTACCGGCGATGTCGTCCATTGCCCGCAGCGGAAGATCCCGGGCATGTCCTGTCCCGGCGGCTGGTCCAGCACCATGACGGTGCCCGCCGCCGCGCTCGCCCGGATCCCGGAGGGCCTGTCCGCGGCGCAGGCCGCGCCCTTCGGCTGCGCGGGCGTCACCACCTTCAACGCCCTACGGCATTCCGGTGCCGGGCCGGGTGACCTGGTCGCCGTCCTCGGGATCGGCGGTCTGGGGCACCTCGCGGTGCAGTTCGCCGCGGCCATGGGCTTCGAGACGGTGGCGATCGGCCGGGGCGAGCAGAAGCGGAAGCTCGCCGACGGGCTGGGCGCGCGGCACTACCTCGACACCGAGCGTGAGAGCCCGGGAGCCGCGCTGGCAGGGCTGGGTGGGGCACGGCTGATCCTGTCGACAGCCTCCAGCAGCAAGCCTCTGGCGGACGGCTGCCCGGCAACCTGA
- a CDS encoding LysR family transcriptional regulator, with product MNVEGLRYARAVSTTKSFSAAARAYGVTQPALSNGIARLEKELGVTLFERSPRGVRPTADGTRILPMIVQALDALDAIVAEARRLTHPAPDTIRMGVSPLIGADLVARAFDAARHLDRPRDLVLREADLTHLRKDLRAGLLDILLVPAVQAMPTFRRRVIAREPVVVIDPADSRTRSAVELRAAADAAYILVPDSCGLTTFTTELFRSHDLALRTYPGEASNYRVLDEWARMGVGAALLPQSKITHDHGSYRSLIQAGTPVEIAYEAVWDNDTPLAADLEDFVAALTRQADGDVSD from the coding sequence ATGAACGTCGAGGGTCTGCGCTACGCCCGTGCCGTGTCCACCACGAAGTCGTTCAGCGCGGCCGCCCGAGCGTACGGCGTCACGCAGCCCGCCCTGTCCAACGGCATCGCGCGGCTGGAGAAGGAGCTCGGGGTGACACTGTTCGAGCGCTCACCACGCGGGGTCCGGCCGACCGCGGACGGCACCAGGATCCTGCCCATGATCGTCCAGGCCCTCGACGCCCTGGACGCGATCGTCGCCGAGGCCAGACGGCTGACCCATCCGGCACCGGACACGATCCGCATGGGTGTCTCCCCGTTGATCGGGGCCGATCTCGTCGCCCGGGCCTTCGACGCCGCCCGCCACCTGGACCGCCCCCGCGACCTGGTCCTGCGGGAGGCCGATCTCACACACCTTCGCAAGGACCTGCGGGCCGGACTCCTGGACATCCTCCTCGTGCCGGCCGTGCAGGCCATGCCCACCTTCCGCCGCCGCGTCATCGCCCGCGAACCGGTCGTCGTGATCGACCCGGCCGACTCCCGGACCCGGAGCGCGGTCGAGCTGCGGGCCGCGGCCGACGCCGCCTACATCCTCGTACCGGACAGCTGCGGACTGACCACCTTCACCACCGAACTCTTCCGCAGCCACGACCTGGCGCTGCGCACCTACCCCGGCGAGGCCTCCAACTACCGTGTGCTGGACGAGTGGGCGCGCATGGGCGTCGGCGCCGCGCTGCTGCCCCAGTCCAAGATCACACACGACCACGGCAGCTACCGTTCCCTCATCCAGGCCGGCACTCCCGTGGAGATCGCCTATGAAGCCGTCTGGGACAATGACACACCGCTCGCGGCCGACCTGGAGGACTTCGTCGCGGCACTCACGCGGCAAGCCGACGGGGACGTCAGTGATTGA
- a CDS encoding GNAT family N-acetyltransferase has protein sequence MRSEDVAVLDDPVGESLRGHHAALGRRIGRADTYVPGVATFSAVPTVPDATDWADLARLLGRNGFADMFSSQATPPPDWEPAFALDGRQMIWSGDHPAQPRAASADVIELTATDVPEMLDLAGRTQPGPFWPRTRELGTYLGIRTGGRLVAMAGERLRPPGWTEISAVCTAPEARGRGHAARLVSALMAGILARGERPFLHVAETNTAAIALYELLGLESRTRVTFRGFRTP, from the coding sequence ATGAGGAGCGAGGACGTCGCCGTACTCGACGATCCGGTGGGCGAGTCCTTGCGGGGCCACCACGCTGCCCTCGGCCGTCGAATCGGCCGGGCCGACACCTACGTGCCAGGAGTCGCGACCTTCTCCGCGGTGCCCACTGTCCCGGATGCGACGGACTGGGCCGACCTCGCCCGGCTCCTCGGCCGAAACGGGTTCGCCGACATGTTCAGCTCCCAGGCCACCCCGCCACCGGACTGGGAGCCGGCCTTCGCCCTGGACGGCCGACAGATGATCTGGTCCGGTGACCACCCGGCCCAGCCCCGAGCCGCGAGCGCCGACGTGATCGAGCTGACCGCGACCGACGTGCCCGAGATGCTCGACCTCGCCGGGCGAACGCAGCCCGGCCCGTTCTGGCCGCGCACCCGCGAACTCGGCACCTACCTCGGCATCCGCACGGGCGGCAGGCTGGTGGCCATGGCGGGCGAACGGCTCCGCCCTCCGGGATGGACCGAGATCAGTGCCGTGTGCACGGCACCCGAGGCGCGAGGGCGCGGCCACGCCGCCCGCCTGGTGAGCGCACTCATGGCGGGCATCCTCGCCCGCGGGGAACGTCCCTTCCTCCACGTCGCCGAGACGAACACTGCCGCGATCGCACTCTACGAACTCCTCGGCCTCGAAAGCCGCACGCGCGTGACCTTTCGGGGATTCCGGACGCCTTGA
- a CDS encoding DUF4142 domain-containing protein, translating to MGGALVTTLGSLLYPSMLGVQRVSGEPELVIAHPSTGPLTQADRDFVIKVRAAGLWEYPVGQLALKKGTTKTVRTAGAHVIDGDATLDAADRKAAVQLNITLPNQPSPQQQSFVTRLNGDSGKQFDTDMATILRATNGQMLATIASVRTTTRNSLVRALADLANQTVMDHISVAEKTGVVDFDQVLSLETTAPQTPPPPVAGQPQVVLTPPAHSTASRSPSVR from the coding sequence GTGGGTGGTGCGCTCGTCACCACCCTGGGGTCGCTGCTCTACCCCAGCATGCTCGGAGTCCAGAGGGTCAGCGGCGAACCGGAACTGGTCATCGCGCACCCGTCGACCGGGCCGCTGACCCAAGCCGACCGGGATTTCGTCATCAAGGTACGCGCGGCCGGCCTGTGGGAGTACCCCGTCGGTCAGCTGGCGCTGAAGAAGGGCACGACGAAGACGGTCAGGACGGCCGGTGCGCATGTGATCGACGGGGACGCCACGTTGGACGCGGCCGACCGCAAGGCCGCCGTTCAGTTGAACATCACCCTGCCCAACCAGCCGTCGCCGCAGCAGCAGAGCTTCGTGACCCGGCTGAACGGGGACAGCGGCAAGCAGTTCGACACCGACATGGCCACGATCCTGCGCGCGACCAACGGCCAGATGCTCGCCACGATCGCGAGCGTTCGCACCACCACGAGGAATTCGCTGGTCCGTGCCCTGGCCGACCTGGCGAACCAGACGGTTATGGATCACATCTCGGTCGCGGAGAAGACCGGCGTGGTCGACTTCGACCAGGTCCTGTCCCTGGAGACCACCGCACCCCAGACCCCGCCGCCCCCGGTTGCGGGTCAGCCGCAGGTCGTCCTCACCCCGCCCGCTCACAGCACGGCCTCTCGGAGTCCCTCGGTGAGGTGA
- a CDS encoding restriction endonuclease, with the protein MGTTALLALGLVVLVTVVVGLVRAGRRESRAERMRLAQEARSQARRSLDVVWAMGDREFEEYVAELCRRDGCTGVQRVGGRADLGADAIGFLPDGRKLVVQCKRYAKHRTVGSPDLQKFNGTARSEHGADVALFVASCVFTRHARAFAARHRLTLIDVDLLGFWHSGTPLSKLLELDISRAGTHHKLRPDR; encoded by the coding sequence ATGGGAACGACTGCGCTGCTGGCATTAGGACTCGTTGTGCTGGTCACGGTCGTGGTGGGGCTGGTGCGAGCGGGGCGGCGCGAGTCGCGGGCGGAGCGGATGCGGCTGGCGCAGGAGGCGCGGTCGCAGGCTCGCCGGTCCTTGGATGTGGTGTGGGCGATGGGGGACCGCGAGTTCGAGGAGTACGTGGCGGAGCTGTGCCGCCGGGACGGCTGCACTGGGGTGCAACGCGTTGGCGGCCGCGCGGACTTGGGCGCCGATGCGATCGGTTTCCTGCCGGATGGCCGCAAACTCGTCGTGCAGTGCAAGCGCTACGCCAAGCACCGCACGGTCGGCAGCCCGGACCTGCAGAAGTTCAACGGCACCGCCCGCAGTGAGCACGGCGCGGATGTCGCGCTCTTCGTCGCCTCCTGCGTGTTCACCCGGCACGCTCGTGCGTTCGCGGCACGCCACCGGCTGACGTTGATCGACGTCGACCTGCTCGGCTTCTGGCACAGCGGAACACCACTGAGCAAGCTGCTCGAACTGGACATCAGTCGGGCGGGAACCCATCACAAGCTACGGCCGGACCGCTGA
- a CDS encoding helix-turn-helix transcriptional regulator, whose protein sequence is MQENRHEPVAPTRTQRLASGGEIDAHRHDDHQIAYASRGTIAVTTDAGSWVAPATRALWIPAGTVHRYQAHGELDLHLVGLPTADNPLGLDRPAVLAVSPLLRELLVTYTRDPDDDSPPRHRLRAVMLDQLALSAEQPLHLPTPTDPLLRKLHDVLRAAPADNRSLDDLGRQLGAGARTLSRRLRDDLGLTYPRWRTQIRLHHALVLLADGTPVTTVAHRCGWSSASTFIDVFRRTFGHTPGARPTL, encoded by the coding sequence ATGCAGGAAAACCGCCACGAACCTGTTGCGCCGACCCGGACCCAACGCCTTGCCTCCGGCGGCGAGATCGACGCGCATCGTCACGACGACCATCAGATCGCCTATGCCAGCCGGGGCACCATCGCGGTGACCACCGACGCCGGCTCCTGGGTCGCCCCCGCCACCCGCGCGCTCTGGATCCCGGCCGGTACCGTCCACCGATACCAGGCCCACGGCGAACTGGACCTCCACCTCGTCGGTCTGCCCACCGCCGACAACCCCCTCGGGCTCGACAGACCGGCAGTCCTCGCCGTCAGCCCCCTCCTGCGCGAACTCCTCGTCACCTACACCCGCGACCCCGACGACGACAGCCCGCCCCGCCACCGCCTGCGCGCCGTCATGCTCGACCAGCTCGCACTCTCCGCCGAGCAGCCACTGCACCTGCCGACCCCCACGGACCCTCTGCTCCGGAAACTGCACGACGTCCTGCGCGCCGCCCCGGCCGACAACCGATCCCTCGACGACCTCGGCCGCCAACTCGGGGCCGGCGCCCGCACCCTCTCCCGCCGCCTACGTGACGACCTCGGCCTCACCTACCCCCGATGGCGCACCCAGATCAGGCTCCACCACGCCCTTGTCCTCCTGGCCGACGGCACCCCCGTCACCACCGTCGCCCACCGATGCGGCTGGTCCTCCGCCAGCACCTTCATCGACGTCTTCCGCCGCACCTTCGGCCACACCCCGGGCGCCCGCCCCACCCTCTGA
- a CDS encoding MFS transporter — MRANTSISLLAAGHACVDIYQGAVAALIPFFVAERDYDYAVASGIVLTASLLSSVVQPVFGALTDRWAMPWLLPVSTLLGGVGIALSGLSGSYGLTLFFVAISGIGVAAYHPESARVARLASRGSHSAMGRFSLGGNVGFALAPLMVSAAIGHGSLHWTPVLVLPALVGAALYVPVLRILARPRAGISKTLAPRGADDVASFMKLSLAVVFRSIVFTGLSTFISLYAQQRTQGSTTAGTIALFLLFVGGAVGSVSGGSLANRYDRVRVCRWSYLLSIAAVAGVIYIPGPAMFLFVALTSAGLYVPFSLQVTLGQDYLPSRTGTASGVTLGLTVSIGGLISPVLGHLADSTTLKTALTPLIAMPAVSWFLFRALPEPTAPEPPADAPASARQEA; from the coding sequence GTGAGAGCTAATACATCGATTTCCCTGCTGGCGGCGGGTCACGCCTGCGTCGACATCTACCAGGGCGCCGTCGCGGCGCTGATCCCGTTCTTCGTGGCCGAACGGGACTACGACTACGCGGTGGCCTCCGGCATCGTGCTGACCGCGTCCCTGTTGTCCTCGGTTGTCCAGCCGGTGTTCGGTGCGTTGACCGACCGATGGGCGATGCCGTGGCTGCTGCCGGTCAGCACTCTGCTGGGCGGCGTGGGCATCGCGCTGAGCGGTTTGAGCGGCTCCTACGGGCTCACCCTGTTCTTCGTCGCGATCTCCGGGATCGGCGTGGCCGCCTATCACCCCGAGTCCGCGCGCGTGGCCCGGCTGGCCAGTCGGGGCAGCCACAGTGCGATGGGTCGGTTCTCCCTCGGCGGCAACGTGGGCTTCGCCCTCGCCCCGCTCATGGTGTCGGCAGCGATCGGACACGGCTCTCTGCACTGGACACCCGTCCTGGTTCTGCCGGCGCTCGTCGGCGCCGCTCTGTACGTGCCCGTACTGCGGATACTCGCCCGGCCCCGGGCCGGCATCTCCAAGACGCTTGCGCCCAGGGGCGCCGATGACGTGGCCTCGTTCATGAAGCTGTCCCTGGCGGTCGTCTTCCGCTCCATCGTCTTCACCGGTCTGAGCACCTTCATCTCCCTCTACGCCCAGCAGCGCACGCAGGGCAGCACCACCGCGGGAACCATCGCCCTGTTCCTGCTGTTCGTGGGCGGCGCCGTCGGCTCGGTATCGGGCGGTTCCCTGGCCAACCGCTACGACCGAGTCCGCGTCTGCCGCTGGTCCTACCTGCTCTCCATCGCCGCCGTCGCCGGGGTGATCTACATACCGGGCCCGGCCATGTTTCTCTTCGTGGCCCTCACTTCCGCCGGCCTGTATGTGCCCTTCTCTCTCCAGGTCACCCTCGGCCAGGACTACTTGCCCTCCCGCACCGGCACCGCAAGCGGCGTCACCCTTGGTCTCACCGTCAGTATCGGCGGGCTCATCAGTCCCGTACTGGGCCACCTGGCCGACTCCACCACACTGAAGACGGCCCTCACCCCCCTGATCGCCATGCCCGCCGTGAGCTGGTTCCTCTTCCGCGCCCTGCCCGAACCCACCGCCCCCGAGCCCCCGGCCGACGCGCCCGCATCGGCACGGCAGGAGGCATGA